TAGCGCCGCCCCGCCCGCTACCAGCGCAAATCAGGTGAAATTGGCTGGTAAATTGCCTGCGGGTCGCCCGGTTTCCGCGCGCGAAGCCGTTAGACTTTCGGTCGATGTTCACCTTCCGAACACCCCCGCCATGACCGAGCAGCCGGACAGCGCCGTCGAGCTCGGGCTGACCGGGCGGCCGCCGCGGTCGATCCCGGAGCCGCAGCCGCGCACCTCGCACGGCCCGGCCAAGGTCGTGGCGATGTGCAACCAGAAGGGTGGCGTCGGGAAGACCACGTCGACCATCAACCTGGGCGCCGCGCTCGCCGAATACGGCCGACGGGTGCTGCTGGTGGACATGGATCCCCAGGGCGCGCTGTCCGCGGGCCTCGGTGTCCCGCACTACGAGCTGGACAAGACCATCCACAACGTGCTGGTCGAGCCGCGGGTGTCGATCGACGACGTGCTGCTGCAGACCCGGGTCAAGCACATGGACCTGGTGCCCAGCAACATCGACCTGTCCGCCGCCGAGATCCAGCTGGTCAACGAGGTGGGGCGCGAACAGACCCTCGGCCGCGCGTTGCACCCGGTGCTGGACCGCTACGACTACGTCCTGATCGACTGCCAGCCGTCACTCGGGCTGCTCACCGTGAACGGGCTGGCCTGCTCGGACGGCGTGGTGATCCCCACCGAGTGCGAGTTCTTCTCGTTGCGCGGTCTGGCGCTGCTGACCGACACCGTCGACAAGGTGCGCGACCGGCTCAACCCGAAGCTGGAGATCAGCGGCATCCTGCTCACCCGATACGACCCGCGCACCGTGAACTCGCGCGAGGTGATGGCGCGGGTGGTGGAGCGGTTCGGCGACCTGGTGTTCGACACCGTCATCACCCGGACCGTCCGATTCCCGGAGACCAGCGTGGCCGGCGAACCGATCACCACGTGGGCCCCGCGCTCCACGGGCGCCATTGCCTACCGCGCCCTGGCCCGCGAGTTCATCGACCGATTCGGCGCGTGACGGCCAGCGCGAACGGTGAGGCGCCACCCAAGAACGGTTTTCAAGTCCGCCTGACCAATTTCGAGGGGCCGTTCGATCTGCTGCTGCAGCTGATCTTCGCCCACCGCCTGGACGTCACAGAGGTGGCGCTGCACCAGGTGACCGACGACTTCATCGCCTACACCCGCGAGATCGGCCCCCGGCTGGACCTGGAGGAGACGACCGCGTTCCTCGTGGTCGCCGCGACCCTGCTCGACCTCAAGGCCGCCCGGCTGCTGCCCGCCGGGCAGGTCGACGACGAGGAGGACCTGGCGCTGCTGGAGGTGCGCGACCTGCTGTTCGCCCGGTTGCTGCAGTACCGCGCGTTCAAGCACGTCGCGGAGATGTTCGCCGAGCTGGAGGCCACCGCGCTGCGCAGCTACCCGCGCGCGGTGTCGCTGGAGGACCGGTTCACCGAACTGCTGCCGGAGGTGATGCTGGGCGTCGACGCCGAACGCTTCGCCCAGATCGCCGCGATCGCGTTCAGCCCGCGCCCCGTGCCGACGGTGTCCATCGGACACCTGCACGAGGTGGCGGTCTCGATTCCCGAGCAGGCCAAGAAGTTGCTGGAGATCCTGGAGTCGCGCGGCAGCGGTCAATGGGCGACGTTTTCCGAGCTGGTCGCCGACTGCGAGGCGCCGATGGAGGTCGTCGGGCGCTTCCTGGCGCTGCTCGAGCTGTACCGGAGCCGGGCGGTAGCATTCGACCAGTCGGAGCCGCTCGGCGTGCTCCAGATTTCATGGACCGGGGAACGTCCGGCCAGCGAAGCCTTGGTAGAAGTGCGGGACGAATAAGTGACTGAAGATATGCCGGACGTCGATCTCGACGCGGGCATCCCGGACATCGCCGAGGCGGCGCCCATGGACGCCGAGGAACTCGGCTCCGTGCTGGAGGCGCTGCTGCTCGTCGTCGACACACCGGTCACCGCCGAGGCGCTGGGCGCGGCCACCCAGCAACCCGTCTACCGGGTCACCGCCCGGCTGCAGCAGATGGCCGAGGAGCTCACCGAACGCGACAGCGGCATCGACCTGCGCCAGACCAGCGAGGGCTGGCGCATGTACACCCGCGCCCGGTTCGCGCCGTACGTGGAGAAGCTGCTGCTGGACGGCGCGCGGTCCAAGCTGACCCGGGCCGCGTTGGAGACGCTGGCCGTGGTGGCCTACCGCCAGCCGGTGACCCGGGCGCGGGTCAGCGCCGTGCGCGGCGTCAACGTGGACGCCGTGATGCGCACGCTGTTGGCGCGCGGCCT
This genomic interval from Mycobacterium sp. SMC-2 contains the following:
- a CDS encoding ParA family protein, giving the protein MTEQPDSAVELGLTGRPPRSIPEPQPRTSHGPAKVVAMCNQKGGVGKTTSTINLGAALAEYGRRVLLVDMDPQGALSAGLGVPHYELDKTIHNVLVEPRVSIDDVLLQTRVKHMDLVPSNIDLSAAEIQLVNEVGREQTLGRALHPVLDRYDYVLIDCQPSLGLLTVNGLACSDGVVIPTECEFFSLRGLALLTDTVDKVRDRLNPKLEISGILLTRYDPRTVNSREVMARVVERFGDLVFDTVITRTVRFPETSVAGEPITTWAPRSTGAIAYRALAREFIDRFGA
- a CDS encoding segregation/condensation protein A, whose amino-acid sequence is MTASANGEAPPKNGFQVRLTNFEGPFDLLLQLIFAHRLDVTEVALHQVTDDFIAYTREIGPRLDLEETTAFLVVAATLLDLKAARLLPAGQVDDEEDLALLEVRDLLFARLLQYRAFKHVAEMFAELEATALRSYPRAVSLEDRFTELLPEVMLGVDAERFAQIAAIAFSPRPVPTVSIGHLHEVAVSIPEQAKKLLEILESRGSGQWATFSELVADCEAPMEVVGRFLALLELYRSRAVAFDQSEPLGVLQISWTGERPASEALVEVRDE
- the scpB gene encoding SMC-Scp complex subunit ScpB; the encoded protein is MTEDMPDVDLDAGIPDIAEAAPMDAEELGSVLEALLLVVDTPVTAEALGAATQQPVYRVTARLQQMAEELTERDSGIDLRQTSEGWRMYTRARFAPYVEKLLLDGARSKLTRAALETLAVVAYRQPVTRARVSAVRGVNVDAVMRTLLARGLITEAGVDDDTGATTFATTDLFLERLGLTSLADLPDIAPLLPDVDTIEDLSESLDSEPRFIKLAGGQAPDQALTFDVDQD